The Acanthochromis polyacanthus isolate Apoly-LR-REF ecotype Palm Island chromosome 2, KAUST_Apoly_ChrSc, whole genome shotgun sequence genome contains a region encoding:
- the LOC110951640 gene encoding high choriolytic enzyme 1-like → MNTSDFHYNSGSCHLQKFSDDTAIVCCVSEGDQWEYRTVIFVDWCERNHLQLYASKMKEMVIDFCRRKTPQTVLVNFQGLDIEMGATADGDQRNESLSVTDIIAKVNENIQSPLLQDDIMTSSDRNADPCTATGCKWRKTSSYVYVPVVISSSYSQSQRNTIIRALLTFHKSTCIRFIWRKSHRDYLYFYSGNGCWSYLGRQGGGQRVSLKRNGCLSTGTIQHEALHALGFHHEQVRSDRDQYIRILSENIISGTERNFRKVVTNNLETSYDFNSVMHYSKYAFSKNGRPTIIARSDPNKSFGRALSMNANDIRRVNRLYRCCEYKNKQP, encoded by the exons ATGAACACATCagacttccactacaactctgggagctgtcacctccagaagttctccgatGATACAGCCATTGTCTGCTGTGTATCTGAGGGGGACCAGTGGGAGTACAGGACTGTCATCTTTGTTgactggtgtgagcgaaacCATCTTCAGCTCTATGCCAGTAAGATGAAGGAGATGGTCATCGACTTCTGCAGGAGGAAGACACCTCAGACTGTGCTGGTGAACTTCCAGGGTTTGGACATTGAGATg gGAGCGACTGCTGATGGAGATCAGAGGA ATGAGTCTCTGAGCGTCACCGACATCATTGCAAAAGTCAACGAAAACATAC aATCGCCGCTGCTGCAGGATGATATCATGACATCTTCTGACAGGAATGCAGATCCATGCACAGCCACAGGCTGCAAGTGGAGGAAAACCTCCAGCTACGTTTATGTTCCTGTTGTCATCTCCTCTTCATACA GTCAGTCTCAACGTAACACCATCATCAGGGCCCTGCTGACCTTCCACAAGTCCACCTGCATCCGCTTCATCTGGAGGAAGTCGCATCGTGACTATCTCTACTTCTACTCTGGAAATGG gtgCTGGTCCTACCTGGGCCGTCAGGGTGGAGGACAGAGAGTGTCCCTAAAGAGGAACGGATGTTTATCCACAGGAACCATCCAGCATGAGGCTCTCCATGCTCTCGGCTTCCACCACGAACAGGTCCGATCCGACAGAGACCAATACATCCGGATCCTCTCTGAGAACATCATTTCAG GAACAGAACGCAACTTCCGCAAGGTGGTGACCAACAACCTGGAGACTTCCTACGACTTCAACTCTGTCATGCATTACAGCAA GTACGCCTTCTCCAAAAACGGCCGGCCCACCATCATCGCCAGGTCTGATCCAAACAAGAGCTTCGGTCGGGCTTTATCCATGAACGCCAACGACATCCGACGTGTCAACAGGCTTTACAGATGCTGTgagtacaaaaacaaacaaccctGA